A region from the Spea bombifrons isolate aSpeBom1 chromosome 7, aSpeBom1.2.pri, whole genome shotgun sequence genome encodes:
- the LOC128502385 gene encoding ankyrin repeat and fibronectin type-III domain-containing protein 1-like isoform X2 — translation MFRQRSLSIEWSSSPKMTQQIRDLQLGQTKKTSGPSSPNAAKRLYRNLSGKFRVNYTSFDEGSLTARNEKERLRKSCLFQGNAALFEAVEMQDLDRVQELLKQYSVEELDLNTPNSEGLLPLDIAIMTNNAPIAKTLLQSGAKESPHFMSLESRSLHLSTLVREAEQRVNDLTAQVVNEAPNADCSEKEKQLKSWEWRYRLYKRMKAGFEHARVPDPPTNVRLAVTSSTTLQVSFQEPLSVNSAVVTKYKVEWSQSSSFCPNVGEVVIEKLRNLQFNIRGLVSGTLYYVRVSAYNMKGWGAPQTSLPAFAIPSNWREYDGRAPRRKGQAEALDLLLGQVKTGHQHCVCHEPFKNQPQSRKHSVSKSLKHLFHPSSKFLKGLKRGLYLASIFYKDDNLLVTHEDQIPLVEIDDSYSCLLMQDFLWFTKVSCMWEEILWLRQCVTVSQSSCSCILQTRFKMLLAVSQMQGLLGFQDLGQVFFEPIKDKQGNILIVTLKEVKLSQSLENVRWMPVFKLQTHRKSVSSPEEPNALDVLLMTLHEKLAYHRRSSQALPPGLYLGYLKLSSAVDQIRVLVPQRLPNILCHVKIRANSNVSREEWEWLQTLASVEEPGANEQEPENCPNLLLQELRTAVKELMSQVNIPIQEAKDFRLYSQEVLEFGGQVSFLLLLPPSDDVCTAPGQNNPYAPYSGFLTLPLQIFELVHFFTYDREFISQYCQVSALLELESLLSQQSLREAFSDSELTTAKQRHQQVQDYIQQMEEIWREVRWMMDALQHARYKQPSCTIPLTWFLDVSEDVYLEEKLQSTSSHLDYVPSPNPSPETSRKLNADLLTAPYSDNELLDVKFANQSSPLLDSHGVSDEEGSSEVFLATDSDYDSSRAQSPKELDLVYSSGQECGRRTIRSFRDGTPDVLQTHEPKVLSQDDERPSPLYDSDFVLPSRQIELLRITEKRQAYCVRTSSLDFPKQPYKASRKSCPGSVDSSPTETKNSGRCSVRGLRTSTSFSPDHDPSCERSQRLYRTHSVEWTHDFREPLEPRIVTAQGKKNNSVTLRIYPQYETGLSKEMSVKLHITSKTPAREVVKLVVLQMNEISRSMLGSTEAYCYSEDQLDHFALVFTSENNKEQWLSDDFLPFSLHTTWSKGRFCVRIRETSPLLFQYGPATTV, via the exons GTCTTCATCGCCCAAGATGACGCAGCAGATCAGGGACCTACAGCTGGGCCAAACCAAGAAGACATCGGGCCCTTCATCGCCAAACGCAGCGAAGAGACTGTACAGAAACCTATCCGGAAAGTTCCGGGTGAATTACACTTCATTCGATGAAGGCAGCTTGACGGCGCGGAATGAAAAGGAGAGGCTCCGCAAGTCATGCCTC TTTCAGGGGAACGCTGCTCTCTTTGAGGCGGTGGAGATGCAGGATCTCGATCGAGTGCAGGAATTACTCAAGCAATATAGCGTGGAGGAGCTGGATCTCAATACCCCGAATAGCGAGGGGCTTCTACCGCTGGATATCGCAATCATGACAAACAATGCTCCGATTGCAAAAACCTTGCTGCAGTCAGGTGCAAAAGAGAGCCCGCACT TTATGAGTTTGGAAAGCCGCTCGCTCCATCTTTCGACGCTCGTGCGGGAAGCAGAGCAGCGGGTGAACGATCTCACAGCCCAGGTCGTAAACGAAGCGCCAAACGCAGACTGTTCCgagaaagaaaaacagctcAAGTCCTGGGAGTGGCGCTATCGGCTCTATAAGCGCATGAAGGCTGGGTTTGAGCATGCGC GTGTCCCGGATCCCCCCACAAATGTGCGCCTTGCAGTTACCAGCAGCACCACTTTACAAGTCTCCTTCCAGGAACCACTGAGTGTCAATTCCGCCGTGGTCACAAAGTATAAAG TGGAATGGAGTCAGTCCTCGTCTTTTTGTCCGAACGTGGGAGAGGTGGTCATTGAAAAACTCAGAAACCTGCAATTCAACATCAGAGGTCTTGTTTCA GGCACTCTGTATTACGTCCGGGTATCTGCATACAATATGAAAGGCTGGGGCGCCCCACAGACCTCACTTCCAGCTTTTGCCATCCCATCAA ACTGGCGAGAATATGACGGAAGAGCCCCAAGGAGGAAAGGTCAGGCGGAAGCCCTGGATCTTCTGCTGGGCCAGGTGAAGACCGGACACCAGCACTGCGTGTGTCACG AGCCTTTCAAGAACCAGCCACAAAGTCGAAAGCACTCGGTCTCCAAGAGCCTCAAACACCTCTTCCATCCCAGCAGCAAGTTTCTCAAAGGCCTCAAGAG GGGTTTGTACCTTGCGTCAATATTTTATAAGGATGACAACCTCCTCGTCACGCATGAAGATCAGATACCATTGGTGGAAATCGACGACTCCTACTCTTGTCTGCTCATGCAGGACTTCCTGTGGTTCACCAAG GTGTCTTGCATGTGGGAAGAGATTCTGTGGCTCAGGCAATGTGTTACCGTATCGCAGTCATCCTGCTCTTGCATCCTGCAGACGCGCTTCAAGATGCTACTAGCCGTGTCCCAGATGCAG GGTTTGCTGGGATTCCAGGATCTGGGGCAGGTATTCTTTGAGCCCATTAAAGACAAGCAAGGAAACATCCTGATTGTGACTCTGAAGGAGGTGAAACTGAGCCAGAGTTTAGAAAACGTGCGCTGGATGCCGGTGTTCAAACTGCAGACTCACAGGAAGTCTGTCTCCTCACCGGAGGAACCCAACGCTCTGGACGTCCTGCTGATGACCCTGCAT GAGAAATTAGCTTATCACAGAAGAAGTAGCCAAGCGCTGCCTCCTGGCCTGTATTTAGGATACCTTAAACTTAGCAGCGCTGTGGACCAAATTCGGGTGCTGGTCCCTCAGCGATTACCCAACATTCTCTGCCACGTTAAGATTCGAGCAAATTCAAATGTATCAAG GGAAGAATGGGAATGGCTGCAGACGCTGGCCAGTGTAGAAGAGCCAGGGGCCAACGAGCAGGAGCCAGAGAACTGCCCAAACCTTCTGCTCCAAGAGCTCAGGACTGCTGTGAAGGAGCTCATGAGTCAAGTCAACATCCCCATTCAAGAG GCAAAGGACTTCCGCCTGTACAGTCAAGAGGTCCTTGAATTCGGGGGGCAGGTCtcttttcttttgttgctgCCTCCGTCGGATGACGTCTGTACGGCTCCTGGCCAGAACAACCCCTACGCGCCGTATTCTGGCTTCCTCACGCTGCCTCTGCAGATCTTTGAGCTCG TTCATTTTTTTACCTACGATCGGGAGTTTATCAGTCAGTATTGTCAGGTGTCGGCGTTACTGGAACTCGAATCTCTCCTATCGCAGCAAAGTCTCAGGGAGGCCTTCTCCGACTCCGAACTTACCACAGCAAAGCAGCGGCACCAACAGGTCCAGGACTATATCCAG CAAATGGAAGAGATCTGGAGAGAGGTGCGATGGATGATGGATGCCCTTCAGCACGCAAGATACAAGCAGCCGTCCTGTACCATACCGCTTACATGGTTCTTGGACGTGTCCGAGGATGTTTACCTTGAGGAAAAGCTTCAGTCCACCTCATCACATCTGGACTACGTCCCATCTCCGAACCCCTCTCCCGAAACCAGCCGCAAACTCAATGCAG ACCTCCTTACCGCTCCTTACTCTGATAATGAACTATTAGATGTGAAGTTTGCAAACCAGTCTTCCCCTCTTCTAGATTCACACGGTGTGTCAGATGAAGAGGGCTCCTCTGAAGTCTTCCTGGCTACGGATAGCGACTATGATTCAAGCAGAGCCCAGAGTCCCAAGGAGCTGGACTTGGTCTACTCTTCAGGACAGGAATGTGGCAGGAGAACCATCCGTAGCTTCAGAGATGGAACCCCAGATGTTCTGCAGACCCACGAGCCCAAAGTTTTGTCTCAGGATGATGAGCGCCCGTCACCGCTTTATGATAGTGACTTTGTGCTTCCCAGCCGCCAAATCGAGCTGCTGCGCATTACAGAGAAGCGTCAAGCTTACTGCGTCCGTACTAGTAGCCTGGATTTCCCAAAGCAGCCTTACAAGGCCTCTAGAAAGTCCTGCCCGGGTTCAGTTGATAGCTCTCCAACAGAGACGAAAAACTCTGGCCGCTGTAGTGTGCGAGGCCTGAGGACGAGCACATCCTTTAGTCCAGACCATGACCCATCATGTGAAAGGTCGCAGCGGCTTTACCGCACGCACTCTGTCGAGTGGACACATGACTTCCGAGAACCCTTGGAACCGAGAATTGTAACAGCTCAAGGAAAGAAGAATAACTCTGTAACGCTGCGGATTTATCCACAGTACGAGACGGGACTGTCTAAGGAAATGAGTGTGAAG TTGCATATAACAAGCAAGACTCCCGCCCGGGAAGTGGTTAAACTGGTGGTTCTGCAGATGAATGAGATCTCCAGAAGTATGCTGGGATCCACAGAAGCCTACTGCTACTCCGAAGATCAGCTGGACCATTTTGCACTGGTGTTCACGTCGGAGAACAATAAGGAGCAGTGGCTTTCTGATGACTTTCTGCCTTTTTCCCTCCACACCACATGGAGTAAGGGCCGCTTCTGTGTCCGAATCCGGGAGACCTCTCCTTTACTATTCCAATACGGTCCGGCCACGACGGTTTGA